ATTGAGACACCTGAGGTGCAGAGCATGAGATTAACAGCGCCCCACAAAATATTGTGAGTGCAAGGCGTGTAAAAAAAGATTTCATAGCTTAACAAGCCTCATTAAAAAGTGGTGGCGGACAGTTCTGTCCCAATAATTCTGTTCTGAGTTTAGGGGCGCTTGTTTTGGGATCTAACCAAATTCCAAAAAATGCCTTTGAAAACTCTGCTCCAGGTATGTGTGCGATTTGCTTGCCATCATAATAAAAAACTGTCCCTTGCTTAAGGGAATAGACAGCCGTCAAAGTCTGCCCTGATTCAACATTAGGCAAGAATGATGCCAACTCCTTACCCCAAAGGGAAGCCTGATCATCAGGTACGCCAGTGCGCTTCATTTCCTCTGCACTCCGATTGGCAATCGATTTACCGGAGAAAGATTTTTGATAGCGCATATCCAATGCAAACTCAGAGGAGGACAGTGAGCCTACCCTATAAAAGGAAGCATCATAAATATGTAGACCCCACCAAGTCAGTCGGCCGCTTCCCTGAAGTTTTGCAGCACTTAAGTATGCCGGCACCTCCAATGGATCGCGAGCAAAGCTGAGCGGCACCAAGAAACTCAGTAGAGTGGCGATGAGAAGAGGATGAATTTTCTTCATTGCTGCGCTGACCTTGAACGAGCCTTCACCAATCGTAATGCTGCCGGTCCAAAGAGATTAGATATTGCATGCCGATTCTTGGCAAAAAAGAGATACGCTAATTTCAAGAATGGTTGAAGTGGCTTTCTTGAAAAGAACCAGGCCATACGAGGTAAGTTTGCACGACGATAGGCCTCAGGAAAAACTGAGATGCCTTGTATCAACTTGCCACTAGCAAATTGACCATACATCGCCGCCAATGCAGCCTCGCAGGATACCCCCACCTTTTGAGGGTCATACTGTTCTGAGTTAATGTCGACAAAGCCCAATAGATTGTCTTGATTGCGGCCCGATAAAAAGAGAATCTCCGCCTGGCACAACGGGCAAGCGCCATCGTAAAACAAGGTGAGCTTTTCTAATTGGGTCATTGTTCAGCAAGTTTACGGCTTATTCAATAAACTGGCTGACACGTTTATTTTTAAGGTTGCTATGCAAAAAGAAGTTGCGCTAAATGTTTTTGGTGAACCCCTCATTCCCTGCTCTTTCGATCCCCTAACAGGGTTTTTTAGGGATGGCTGCTGCAAAACCAATGAAGAGGATGTGGGCAGTCACTTAGTTTGCGCCATTGTGACAAATGAATTTTTGCAATTTAGCCTGCAAAAAGGAAATGACCTCATCACCCCAAGACCAGAGTATCAATTTCCAGGGTTAGTGGCTGGTGACCAATGGTGTTTATGTATTAATCGCTGGGTTGAGGCATTCAATGCCCAATGCGCACCATCCATCAAACTGGAAAGCACTCACATCAAAGCTCTAGAGACTGTCCCCTTGAATATCCTAAAAGAATATTCGAGAGAAATGTAAAAGCTTGAAAGCGTTTTATACCGACCATTTTGTATTGCCACTTCCTGAGGGTCATCGCTTCCCAATGGAAAAGTATTCGCGTTTACGTGATTTGGTGAGTGGTGAAAAAAATATTGTGCTTGTAGAAGCACCGCCTGCAACAGATACTCAAATTCTGTATGCTCACGATCCAAGCTATCTCATTAAAGTCATTGAAGGAAAGCTTTCTCTGCAAGAGCAAAGAGAAATTGGATTTCCGTGGAGCAAGCAGATGGTGGAACGTTCCCGTCGCTCAGCAGGCGCCACTGTTGCGGCAGCCAAAACCGCTTTACGAGAAGGTATTGCCGCTAATCTTGCGGGCGGCACCCATCATGCTTATCGAGATTCTGGCAGCGGTTTTTGCGTTTTCAATGATTCGGCTATTGCAGCCCGCACTTTACAAAAAGAGATTAGCCCATCTCTCAAGATTGCAGTAATTGATTTGGATGTGCACCAAGGAAATGGTACTGCGTCGATTTTGCAAAATGACGATTCTATTTTTACTCTTTCTATTCATGGGGAAAATAACTTTCCATTCAAAAAAGAAGAGAGCGATCTTGATTTGGGCCTAGAGGACGGTTGCGATGATGCCGCCTATTTATATGCCCTGCGCCAATCACTAGATCAACTGGATTCACGCTTCAAGCCAGACTGCCTCATTTTCTTAGCTGGTGCAGACCCCCATGAAGGTGATCGTTTAGGAAGGCTGAAGGTCAGTACAGCAGGAATGCACTTGCGGGATGAGACGGTATTTCAGTATGCATTGGATAGGCAGCTATCCATCGCATTTTCAATGGCGGGCGGCTACGGAAAGGAAATGACATCTACAGTGGATATTCACTTTCAGACCATTAAGACCGCCCTGCAATTTCAGAGGCAATATTAAATCTTTAGCTCTTCTTTTTTGAGGCGCTTTTTGGGCTGGCGAGATTACTGACATTCTCGACGCTCTTCTCAAAATTCGTAAATGAGTCTGCCATTGCAGCACGAATCAATTCGAAATTTTGTAACGCATTGTTAAATGAGGTTTTAAATACAGAGACATAAGCCTCGCTACCAAGTGGCGCATTATCCGTTGCATCATTTACAAAGTGAATTAAATC
This region of Polynucleobacter sp. JS-JIR-II-50 genomic DNA includes:
- a CDS encoding thiol-disulfide oxidoreductase DCC family protein, whose amino-acid sequence is MTQLEKLTLFYDGACPLCQAEILFLSGRNQDNLLGFVDINSEQYDPQKVGVSCEAALAAMYGQFASGKLIQGISVFPEAYRRANLPRMAWFFSRKPLQPFLKLAYLFFAKNRHAISNLFGPAALRLVKARSRSAQQ
- a CDS encoding DUF2237 family protein, with the protein product MQKEVALNVFGEPLIPCSFDPLTGFFRDGCCKTNEEDVGSHLVCAIVTNEFLQFSLQKGNDLITPRPEYQFPGLVAGDQWCLCINRWVEAFNAQCAPSIKLESTHIKALETVPLNILKEYSREM
- a CDS encoding chalcone isomerase family protein codes for the protein MKKIHPLLIATLLSFLVPLSFARDPLEVPAYLSAAKLQGSGRLTWWGLHIYDASFYRVGSLSSSEFALDMRYQKSFSGKSIANRSAEEMKRTGVPDDQASLWGKELASFLPNVESGQTLTAVYSLKQGTVFYYDGKQIAHIPGAEFSKAFFGIWLDPKTSAPKLRTELLGQNCPPPLFNEAC
- a CDS encoding histone deacetylase — its product is MKAFYTDHFVLPLPEGHRFPMEKYSRLRDLVSGEKNIVLVEAPPATDTQILYAHDPSYLIKVIEGKLSLQEQREIGFPWSKQMVERSRRSAGATVAAAKTALREGIAANLAGGTHHAYRDSGSGFCVFNDSAIAARTLQKEISPSLKIAVIDLDVHQGNGTASILQNDDSIFTLSIHGENNFPFKKEESDLDLGLEDGCDDAAYLYALRQSLDQLDSRFKPDCLIFLAGADPHEGDRLGRLKVSTAGMHLRDETVFQYALDRQLSIAFSMAGGYGKEMTSTVDIHFQTIKTALQFQRQY